Proteins from a genomic interval of Rhodothermales bacterium:
- a CDS encoding DUF411 domain-containing protein, with translation MSARSIVIGAIVLLAGAAYLFLGVESEAVAANTVVVYKSPTCGCCAAWIDHMEDSGYEVEVHDLNDVSPVKDREGVYPQLRSCHTATVGGYVLEGHVPAEHVTRLLAEQPAIRGLAVPGMPIGSPGMEQGDPADYDTYDVVAFTNEGELSVFARVQGGENSD, from the coding sequence ATGTCTGCTCGTTCGATTGTTATCGGTGCCATAGTCCTGCTGGCCGGCGCCGCTTACCTGTTCCTCGGAGTCGAGTCTGAGGCTGTCGCCGCGAATACCGTTGTCGTCTACAAGTCGCCCACGTGCGGTTGCTGCGCCGCGTGGATAGACCACATGGAGGACTCCGGATATGAGGTCGAGGTGCACGACCTGAATGACGTTTCCCCGGTCAAGGACCGCGAGGGCGTATACCCGCAACTGCGCTCCTGCCACACGGCGACTGTGGGAGGCTACGTGCTGGAGGGCCATGTCCCCGCAGAGCACGTTACGCGGCTGCTTGCGGAGCAGCCGGCCATTCGCGGGCTGGCCGTGCCGGGCATGCCCATCGGATCGCCGGGCATGGAGCAGGGAGACCCCGCGGACTACGACACCTATGACGTGGTGGCGTTCACCAACGAAGGCGAGCTTTCGGTCTTCGCGCGGGTGCAGGGCGGCGAAAACTCCGACTGA
- the ggt gene encoding gamma-glutamyltransferase encodes MRVFVLFASFALAMSAEAQHHKGDRFVGANFAGRSPVAAMNGIAATSQPLASAVAIDILKAGGTAVDAAIAANAVLGLSEPTGCGIGGDLFAIVWDPSERRLHGLNASGRAPGGQTLEQLQTRLGDRDGIPLFGSLAVSVPGAVDGWFELHDRFGSLPMDQILAPAIAYAEGGFPLSPVIADGWAMNFRRFDRNADDIEELDNLRSTFAPDGSVPEYGDVFRNPDLGATYRQIAAGGRDAFYRGEIAETIDRYMKRIGGPLRAEDLAAHRSEWVDPVSVNYRGYDVWELPPNGQGIAALQMLQIIKGYDLAAMGFGSADYLHVSTEAKRLAFEDRARYYADPDFVEAPVDRLLSDEYGVMRRGLIDMSRAMPSVEAGDPVLETGDTIYLTVADRNGMMVSFIQSNYAGMGSGLVPDGLGFVFQNRGAQFSLTPGHANVYEPGKRPFHTIIPAFVTKDGEPWLSFGVMGGAMQPQGHVQILVNMIDFGMNVQEAGDAARYRHTGSSQPTGSMADDTGLLSLESGIALEVVRELEARGHRVRHAPMQDSFGGYQAIRWDPVRKVYFGATEMRKDGIVVGY; translated from the coding sequence ATGCGTGTCTTTGTCCTGTTCGCTTCGTTTGCCCTGGCCATGAGTGCCGAGGCCCAACACCACAAGGGAGACCGGTTCGTCGGCGCCAACTTTGCAGGGCGAAGCCCGGTGGCGGCCATGAATGGTATCGCAGCCACGAGCCAGCCCCTGGCTTCTGCGGTCGCCATCGACATCCTGAAAGCCGGCGGCACAGCCGTGGATGCAGCGATCGCTGCCAACGCGGTGCTGGGACTCAGCGAACCAACCGGCTGCGGCATCGGCGGCGACCTGTTTGCCATTGTATGGGATCCCTCCGAGCGTCGGCTTCACGGCCTGAACGCCTCCGGTCGCGCACCCGGAGGACAGACGCTGGAACAGCTGCAGACCCGGTTGGGAGATCGCGACGGCATTCCGCTGTTCGGAAGTCTGGCCGTCAGCGTGCCCGGAGCCGTCGATGGCTGGTTTGAGCTGCACGACCGATTCGGGTCGTTGCCCATGGATCAGATCCTCGCGCCGGCCATCGCCTACGCAGAAGGTGGCTTTCCCCTGTCTCCGGTTATCGCAGACGGTTGGGCGATGAACTTCCGCCGCTTCGACCGCAATGCGGACGACATCGAGGAACTGGATAACCTGAGGTCAACCTTTGCGCCGGACGGCTCGGTGCCGGAATACGGGGACGTCTTTCGTAATCCGGATCTGGGAGCGACCTACCGCCAGATTGCGGCCGGTGGACGAGACGCCTTCTACCGCGGGGAAATCGCGGAGACCATCGATCGATACATGAAGCGCATCGGCGGACCGCTGCGCGCAGAGGATCTGGCTGCCCATCGCTCAGAATGGGTGGATCCGGTCAGCGTCAACTACAGGGGATACGATGTCTGGGAATTGCCGCCAAACGGTCAGGGGATCGCTGCGCTGCAGATGCTCCAGATCATTAAGGGCTATGATCTGGCTGCCATGGGTTTCGGCTCGGCGGACTACCTGCATGTGTCTACCGAGGCCAAGCGACTCGCCTTCGAGGACCGCGCCCGCTACTACGCGGATCCGGATTTCGTCGAGGCTCCGGTGGATCGCCTCCTGTCCGACGAATACGGCGTCATGCGCAGGGGCCTGATTGACATGAGTCGGGCGATGCCCTCTGTAGAGGCCGGAGACCCTGTGCTGGAGACGGGTGACACGATCTATCTGACGGTGGCTGACCGAAACGGGATGATGGTCTCTTTCATCCAGAGCAACTACGCCGGAATGGGCAGCGGCCTGGTGCCGGACGGCCTCGGTTTCGTATTCCAGAATCGCGGCGCGCAGTTCAGCCTCACGCCGGGCCATGCCAACGTGTACGAACCCGGCAAGCGTCCCTTCCACACCATCATTCCGGCGTTTGTGACCAAGGACGGCGAGCCCTGGCTGAGTTTCGGGGTCATGGGCGGTGCCATGCAGCCCCAGGGACACGTGCAGATCCTGGTGAACATGATCGACTTCGGTATGAACGTGCAGGAGGCGGGCGATGCGGCTCGCTACCGGCATACAGGCTCCAGCCAGCCTACAGGAAGCATGGCAGACGATACCGGACTGCTCTCTCTGGAGTCGGGGATTGCGCTCGAGGTAGTGCGCGAGCTCGAGGCCCGCGGACACCGGGTGCGACACGCCCCCATGCAGGACTCCTTTGGCGGTTACCAGGCCATCCGATGGGACCCCGTGCGCAAGGTCTACTTCGGAGCTACCGAAATGCGCAAGGACGGAATCGTTGTTGGTTACTGA
- a CDS encoding GMC family oxidoreductase: MEAPFIARKQEPYDAIVVGSGISGGWAAKELTERGLRTLVLERGAPTVHSDDYITEHVPAHRLPLRGRLTLQERQDTYRVQARSWVSGANKHFYIKDPDQPYVEDKPFTWIRGGRVGGKSLIWGRQSYRWGPQDFTANAEDGAGVDWPIRYDDLAPWYEHVERFAGISGQSEGLPQLPDSVFQPPMPLNHVERIAKGGIERVFPDRRMTIGRSAVLTQPLPGRAPCHYCNACDRGCSPGAYFSSLSSTLPAAEATGLMTLRPNSIVHSVIYNRETGRASGVRVIDKESRETMEFEARLIFLCASALGSTQIMLNSTSPTFPEGIANSSGALGRYLMDHHFQVGASGRFPGHLDVYHAGGRPNGFYIPRFRNLAGSRRSYVRGFGYQGGASRAGLFRPAEAAFGAALKEEMTHPGHWTIGMTAFGEVLPQEGNRVYLHPDRTDPWGIPQLVTDAKLGPNELEMRKDMANDAAEMLDAAGAVDVHTWDNHTPGGYGAELGLGIHEMGTARMGRDPRTSVLNGWNQAHDVPNLLVTDGACMTSAACQNPSLTYMALTARAVDHAADELKRRNL, translated from the coding sequence ATGGAAGCACCCTTCATAGCCCGCAAACAGGAGCCCTACGATGCCATCGTCGTCGGCTCGGGCATTTCCGGCGGCTGGGCCGCAAAGGAACTGACGGAGCGCGGCCTGCGCACCCTTGTTCTGGAGCGTGGCGCACCGACCGTACACTCCGATGACTACATCACGGAGCACGTTCCGGCTCACCGATTGCCACTGCGCGGGCGCCTGACGTTGCAGGAACGACAGGACACCTACCGTGTGCAGGCACGCAGTTGGGTGTCCGGTGCGAACAAGCACTTCTATATCAAGGACCCCGACCAGCCGTACGTAGAGGACAAACCGTTCACCTGGATCCGGGGTGGCCGGGTAGGCGGCAAGAGCCTGATCTGGGGGCGCCAGAGCTACCGATGGGGTCCACAGGACTTCACGGCGAATGCGGAGGACGGGGCAGGTGTAGACTGGCCCATCCGCTACGACGACCTGGCCCCTTGGTACGAGCACGTGGAGCGCTTTGCAGGCATCAGCGGGCAGTCCGAGGGTCTGCCGCAGCTTCCCGACAGTGTGTTTCAGCCCCCCATGCCGCTCAATCATGTGGAGCGCATTGCGAAGGGTGGTATCGAGCGGGTTTTCCCCGATCGTCGCATGACCATCGGCCGATCAGCCGTGCTCACGCAACCTCTGCCGGGCCGGGCACCCTGTCACTATTGCAACGCCTGTGACCGGGGCTGTTCTCCGGGGGCGTACTTCTCGAGCCTCAGCTCCACCCTGCCCGCGGCCGAGGCCACCGGGTTGATGACACTGCGACCCAACTCGATTGTGCACTCGGTGATCTACAACCGGGAGACCGGTCGCGCGTCCGGAGTCCGGGTGATCGACAAGGAGAGCAGGGAGACCATGGAGTTTGAGGCCCGCCTCATATTCCTCTGCGCATCCGCGCTGGGCTCGACGCAGATCATGCTGAACTCCACCTCGCCCACGTTTCCGGAGGGCATTGCGAATTCCAGTGGCGCGCTGGGGCGCTATCTGATGGACCATCATTTCCAGGTCGGCGCAAGCGGGCGATTCCCGGGGCACCTGGACGTCTATCATGCGGGCGGGCGGCCCAACGGGTTTTATATCCCGCGATTCCGAAATCTGGCCGGATCGCGTCGGAGTTACGTGCGCGGGTTTGGCTACCAGGGCGGTGCGAGCCGTGCGGGCCTCTTCCGCCCAGCGGAAGCTGCTTTCGGGGCCGCGCTCAAGGAGGAAATGACGCACCCGGGTCACTGGACGATCGGCATGACCGCTTTCGGCGAGGTGTTGCCGCAGGAGGGCAATCGCGTCTATCTGCACCCGGACAGAACCGACCCCTGGGGAATCCCTCAACTCGTGACGGATGCGAAACTGGGCCCGAACGAGCTCGAAATGCGCAAGGACATGGCCAACGACGCCGCCGAAATGCTGGACGCGGCCGGCGCCGTGGACGTGCACACGTGGGACAATCACACACCCGGTGGCTACGGCGCGGAACTTGGGCTCGGCATTCACGAAATGGGCACTGCCCGCATGGGCCGGGATCCCCGCACCAGCGTGCTCAATGGCTGGAATCAAGCCCACGACGTGCCAAACCTGCTGGTAACCGACGGTGCGTGCATGACATCCGCGGCATGCCAGAACCCATCGCTCACCTACATGGCTCTGACAGCGCGGGCCGTCGACCATGCCGCGGACGAACTCAAACGACGCAATCTGTGA
- a CDS encoding Glu/Leu/Phe/Val dehydrogenase, which produces MSNVSFLDQVYRMYEKAGAHTRHSPGLLAQIRICNSVYAMEFPLKRDDGSIGVVKAWRAEHSHHKLPVKGGIRYAPSVNEDEVIALATLMTFKCAIVDVPFGGAKGGVKIDRRDYSTTEIERITRRLTYEMLKKNLIGPGVDVPAPDYGTSGKEMAWILDTYNSFTDDPLDALACVTGKPIGQGGIHGRTEATGRGVFFGIREACRDKEAMDALGLSTGLDDKTAVVQGLGNVGYHAALYLQEGGAKIVALAEYEGAIHNPAGLDVKAVVAHRKSTGSILGFPGATDLKASSDALELPCDILVPAALEGQITTDNASRIKAKIIGEGANGPVTADGDAILLEKGVLILPDVYLNAGGVTVSYFEWLRNLSHVRFGRMNKRFAQSSSERVLRAIEKATGVKLDDKLVEEAVSGGDEVDLVNSGLEETMISAYHQIARTARAEKTDLRTAAFVVAINKIAVAYEEMGIFP; this is translated from the coding sequence ATGAGCAACGTCAGCTTCCTGGATCAGGTCTATCGCATGTACGAGAAGGCCGGCGCGCACACCCGGCACTCCCCGGGTCTCCTGGCGCAGATCCGAATCTGCAACTCCGTGTACGCCATGGAATTCCCTCTCAAGAGGGACGATGGCTCCATCGGCGTGGTGAAAGCCTGGAGGGCTGAGCACAGCCATCACAAGCTGCCGGTCAAGGGTGGAATTCGCTACGCACCCAGCGTCAACGAGGATGAGGTGATCGCCCTGGCTACGCTCATGACCTTCAAGTGCGCGATTGTCGACGTGCCGTTCGGGGGAGCCAAGGGTGGTGTCAAAATTGATCGGCGGGACTATTCGACCACCGAGATCGAGCGCATCACGAGGCGGCTGACCTACGAGATGCTGAAAAAGAACCTGATCGGTCCCGGCGTGGATGTGCCTGCGCCTGACTATGGTACTTCAGGCAAGGAGATGGCCTGGATACTGGATACCTACAACTCATTTACGGATGATCCCCTCGACGCGCTGGCGTGTGTGACTGGAAAGCCCATCGGACAGGGGGGCATCCATGGGCGTACCGAGGCCACCGGCCGGGGCGTCTTCTTCGGGATTCGCGAAGCGTGTCGGGACAAGGAGGCCATGGACGCTCTGGGCCTCAGCACCGGCCTTGACGACAAAACTGCGGTCGTGCAGGGCCTCGGCAATGTGGGGTATCACGCCGCCCTCTATCTGCAGGAAGGAGGTGCAAAAATCGTCGCCCTGGCCGAGTACGAGGGCGCGATCCACAACCCGGCGGGGCTCGACGTCAAGGCGGTAGTTGCGCACCGTAAGTCGACCGGGTCGATCCTGGGATTCCCGGGTGCAACAGATCTGAAGGCGTCATCGGATGCGCTTGAGTTGCCCTGTGACATCCTTGTGCCGGCCGCCCTTGAGGGTCAGATAACCACCGACAACGCAAGCCGCATCAAGGCGAAAATCATTGGTGAGGGCGCGAATGGGCCGGTAACGGCGGATGGAGACGCCATCCTGCTGGAAAAGGGCGTTCTGATCCTTCCGGATGTGTATCTGAACGCCGGCGGTGTCACCGTCTCCTACTTTGAATGGCTTCGCAACCTCAGCCATGTTCGCTTCGGACGTATGAACAAGCGGTTCGCGCAATCAAGCAGCGAGCGCGTCCTCCGGGCCATCGAGAAAGCCACCGGCGTCAAGCTGGACGATAAGCTCGTTGAGGAGGCGGTTTCCGGCGGAGACGAGGTGGATCTCGTAAACAGCGGTCTGGAAGAGACCATGATCTCGGCCTACCACCAGATCGCCCGCACGGCGCGAGCTGAAAAGACCGACCTGCGCACCGCCGCCTTCGTCGTGGCAATCAACAAGATTGCCGTCGCCTACGAAGAGATGGGAATCTTCCCGTAG
- a CDS encoding HD domain-containing protein: MGLLETLIPEDLAEVLAEVGAAASETNVPAWVVGGFVRDALIGRPTTDIDFVSVGKGSGIALAEEAASRLGGASVHVYRQFGTAAIRIPRGEETIVLEFVGARRESYDRNSRKPRVEDGTLEDDLKRRDFTVNALAAPIGADGTGELVDRFSGLKDLDAGVLRTPVDPYTTFSDDPLRMVRAARFAAQLGFRLDDETWSAMRAEAARIEIVSMERIAEELQKLMSSPKPSSGFKILEETGILTHFLPELSALRGVEQVDGHRHKDNFYHTLQVVDNLVEATSERPAEETLWLRWAALLHDIGKPSTKRFREGTGWTFHGHEDRGSRMVPKLFRRLKLPLDDRSDYVEKLVRLHHRPVALVDDQVTDSAVRRLLFDAGDDVEDLMTLVRADITSKNPARVRRYLRAFDRVDQKLIDVEEADNLRNFRPPVDGLEIMEALGIGEGLAIGILKERITEAILEGEIPNDHDPAYALMMAHKDDAIRRGELFKRGIDALRGPEKRAVGAIKEAVLDADLPDNDDEAWKYLMQIKDRVLNPA, encoded by the coding sequence ATGGGACTGCTTGAAACGCTCATACCGGAGGACCTTGCTGAGGTCCTGGCCGAGGTCGGTGCGGCGGCTTCCGAAACGAATGTGCCGGCGTGGGTGGTAGGAGGGTTCGTGCGCGATGCCCTGATAGGCCGGCCCACGACCGACATCGATTTTGTCAGTGTCGGCAAGGGATCCGGTATTGCGCTCGCCGAGGAGGCGGCCTCCCGGCTGGGCGGCGCGTCGGTGCACGTCTACCGGCAGTTCGGTACTGCTGCGATCCGCATTCCCCGTGGCGAAGAGACGATCGTCCTGGAGTTCGTCGGGGCCCGGCGCGAGAGTTACGACCGCAACTCGCGCAAGCCCCGCGTCGAGGACGGCACGCTCGAGGATGATCTGAAGCGTCGGGACTTTACCGTCAACGCACTGGCTGCTCCCATTGGTGCAGACGGCACGGGAGAACTCGTGGACCGGTTCAGCGGGCTGAAAGATCTCGATGCCGGTGTGCTGCGCACTCCAGTGGACCCGTACACGACGTTTTCGGACGACCCGCTGCGTATGGTGCGTGCGGCCCGGTTCGCGGCCCAGCTTGGATTCCGACTCGACGACGAGACCTGGAGTGCGATGCGGGCTGAGGCGGCCCGTATCGAAATCGTTTCGATGGAGCGGATCGCGGAGGAGCTTCAGAAGCTAATGAGTTCTCCGAAGCCGTCCTCCGGCTTCAAGATCCTCGAGGAGACGGGCATCCTGACGCATTTCCTGCCCGAGCTTTCTGCACTGCGAGGCGTGGAGCAGGTGGACGGACACCGGCACAAGGACAACTTCTATCACACGCTGCAGGTGGTCGACAACCTGGTGGAGGCCACGTCCGAGCGGCCGGCGGAAGAAACGCTTTGGCTGCGCTGGGCGGCGCTGCTCCACGACATAGGGAAGCCGTCCACGAAGCGCTTCCGGGAGGGCACCGGCTGGACGTTTCATGGACATGAGGACCGCGGAAGCAGGATGGTGCCCAAGCTGTTTCGCCGCCTGAAGCTCCCTCTGGACGACCGGTCAGACTACGTGGAGAAGCTGGTGCGATTGCACCATCGACCCGTCGCGCTGGTGGATGACCAGGTGACAGACTCGGCCGTTCGGCGCCTGCTGTTTGACGCCGGGGACGACGTCGAGGACCTGATGACGCTTGTGCGCGCGGACATCACGTCCAAGAATCCGGCCCGAGTGCGGCGCTACCTGCGTGCGTTTGACCGCGTCGATCAAAAGCTGATCGATGTCGAGGAGGCAGACAACCTGCGCAACTTCCGGCCGCCGGTGGACGGACTCGAGATCATGGAAGCGCTGGGCATCGGCGAGGGGCTTGCCATCGGAATTCTGAAAGAGCGCATCACCGAGGCCATTCTGGAGGGAGAAATCCCGAACGACCATGACCCCGCGTACGCCCTGATGATGGCGCACAAGGACGATGCAATCCGACGCGGAGAGCTCTTCAAACGCGGCATTGATGCGCTGCGCGGACCCGAGAAGCGGGCAGTGGGAGCCATCAAGGAAGCGGTTCTAGACGCTGATTTGCCTGACAACGACGACGAAGCATGGAAGTATCTGATGCAGATCAAGGACCGGGTTCTGAACCCCGCGTAG
- a CDS encoding gluconate 2-dehydrogenase subunit 3 family protein, with translation MKDTMDRREALRRITMLAGGTLCATSASAILSGCTPRQTSDYASLSGDEARLLDALVETIIPTTDTPGAAEAGVSAFLDDALTHVMSPEDAAFFKAGLTDADGRAGGSFAALSGDEQAAVMQDLLDNPGPERSQGGGTFFNVLRDLTLAGYFSSEIGATQVHRLQMTFPNYDGALPYNGEGAWAVHHIAR, from the coding sequence ATGAAGGACACCATGGACAGACGCGAGGCGCTCCGGCGCATTACGATGCTTGCCGGCGGCACGCTGTGCGCTACGTCGGCGTCCGCCATCCTGTCTGGCTGCACCCCGAGGCAGACCTCCGACTATGCGAGCCTCAGCGGGGATGAAGCGCGCCTCCTGGACGCGTTGGTGGAGACCATTATCCCCACTACGGACACGCCGGGCGCTGCAGAGGCAGGCGTCTCCGCCTTCCTCGACGACGCCCTGACCCACGTCATGAGCCCGGAGGATGCAGCCTTCTTCAAGGCCGGCCTGACCGATGCGGACGGCCGGGCAGGTGGATCCTTCGCGGCGCTCTCGGGCGATGAGCAGGCCGCCGTGATGCAGGACCTGCTGGACAATCCGGGTCCGGAACGATCCCAGGGAGGAGGCACCTTCTTCAATGTGCTGCGCGACCTCACACTGGCCGGCTACTTCTCCTCAGAAATCGGTGCCACGCAGGTGCACCGCCTTCAGATGACGTTTCCGAACTACGATGGGGCGCTGCCCTACAATGGCGAGGGTGCCTGGGCCGTACACCACATCGCGCGCTGA
- a CDS encoding vitamin B12-dependent ribonucleotide reductase, translating into MPENQDAQLFHGELLTTERAGPEPATEKKEEQGVSSGLRIGRVFSTEGQDPFESVTWESREAAIRNQHGQAIFEQKDVEFPTSWSQLSTNVVASKYFYGDVAFSGQDPAKGGRESSLRQLIHRVTRTIADWGTEQGYFASEEDGQTFYDELTWLCVNQHGAFNSPVWFNVGLSHQYGIKDTGGKTLHGWDGRTKRVKAVDPYQRPQASACFIISVEDSIDDIWQLMSESARLFKFGSGVGADWSKLRSSHEMLSGGGVPSGPVSFMKVQDATGGTIKSGGKTRRAAIMQTLKVWHPDILEFVDAKQEEEKKAWALIEEGYDGSFNGPAYGSVAFQNVNQSVRVTDTFMQAAEDGTAFSLNAVTDGSTVDQIDATDALGRIAQGTWVCGDPGMQYEDTIQRWHTCKNSGPINSSNPCSEYMFLDDSACNLASLNLRKFQDEDGSFNVERFRAASRLYITAMEILVDNAGYPSARIARNSHAYRPLGLGFANLGALLMSMGLPYDSDAGRAVAGAIMAIEHCEAYARSAEIAGIDAIGTFEGFDRNREPFMEVMRMHRDAVADIDSSCPMYLLNAAHESAERMLQLGEQHGYRNAQATVLAPTGTIAFMMDCDTTGIEPDIALVKYKLLAGKGDGMLKIVNRTVPLALQELGYDQEATDAIMAFVEENDTIEGAPGLKDEHLSVFDCAFKPFKGTRSIHHSAHLKMMAACQPFISGAISKTVNMPEESTAEEIAEAYSMGWKLGLKAVAIYRENSKRSQPLSTSKGGNTKGAAEPSGDGMATDEPQVIERIVERVIHTAERRRLPDERPSITHKFSIAGHEGYLHIGQYPDTRMPGEIFITMAKQGSTISGLMDAFATSISLALQYGVPLEDLCNKFSHMRFEPSGFTNNRQIPIAKSIMDYIFRYLELKFLGQEEQKPVADPVASQVQAAGPASDIAQADMFDGASDKPLVGATVEAFLGEPETAAQPALAAVSSSGGGFQNQEDAPPCSNCGSITVRAGSCYSCPNCGNTSGCG; encoded by the coding sequence ATGCCGGAGAACCAGGACGCACAACTATTCCACGGAGAACTGTTAACAACTGAGCGCGCCGGGCCGGAGCCCGCCACCGAGAAGAAGGAGGAACAGGGCGTCAGTAGCGGTCTGCGTATCGGCCGCGTGTTTTCGACCGAGGGTCAGGATCCGTTTGAAAGCGTAACGTGGGAGTCGCGGGAAGCAGCGATACGCAACCAGCACGGGCAGGCCATCTTCGAGCAGAAGGATGTCGAATTCCCGACGTCATGGAGTCAGTTGTCGACAAACGTCGTCGCCAGCAAGTACTTCTACGGCGATGTCGCTTTCAGCGGTCAGGATCCGGCCAAAGGAGGTCGTGAGTCCTCGCTGCGCCAGCTCATCCACCGGGTCACGCGCACCATCGCGGACTGGGGCACGGAGCAGGGCTACTTCGCCAGTGAGGAAGACGGCCAGACCTTCTACGATGAGCTCACGTGGCTGTGCGTCAATCAGCACGGCGCATTCAACAGCCCCGTCTGGTTCAATGTCGGCCTGAGCCACCAGTACGGTATCAAGGACACCGGGGGCAAGACCCTTCATGGTTGGGACGGCCGCACCAAACGTGTCAAAGCCGTAGACCCGTACCAGCGGCCACAGGCTTCGGCCTGCTTCATCATCTCGGTCGAGGACTCCATCGACGACATCTGGCAGCTGATGTCGGAGAGCGCCCGCCTGTTCAAGTTCGGTTCCGGCGTCGGCGCCGACTGGTCCAAGCTGCGTTCTTCACACGAGATGCTCTCCGGCGGAGGCGTGCCGTCCGGACCGGTGTCCTTCATGAAGGTGCAGGACGCCACAGGCGGCACCATCAAGTCGGGCGGCAAGACGCGACGCGCGGCGATCATGCAGACCCTGAAGGTCTGGCACCCGGACATCCTCGAGTTCGTGGACGCCAAGCAGGAGGAGGAAAAGAAAGCCTGGGCCCTCATCGAGGAAGGCTACGACGGATCCTTCAATGGACCGGCCTACGGGAGCGTGGCGTTCCAGAACGTGAACCAGTCGGTTCGTGTGACCGATACGTTCATGCAGGCTGCGGAGGACGGCACGGCCTTCTCGCTGAATGCGGTCACCGACGGCAGCACCGTAGATCAGATCGATGCGACGGACGCCCTCGGCCGCATCGCCCAGGGCACCTGGGTATGTGGCGACCCGGGTATGCAGTATGAGGACACCATCCAGCGCTGGCATACCTGCAAGAACTCGGGGCCGATCAACTCCAGCAATCCGTGCTCGGAGTACATGTTCTTGGATGACTCCGCCTGCAATCTGGCCAGTCTGAATCTGCGCAAGTTCCAGGATGAGGACGGTTCCTTCAACGTGGAGCGCTTCAGAGCAGCCAGCCGCCTGTACATCACGGCGATGGAAATTCTGGTGGACAACGCTGGCTATCCCTCGGCGCGCATCGCCCGGAACAGCCATGCGTATCGGCCGCTTGGGCTCGGATTCGCCAACCTGGGCGCGCTGCTGATGTCGATGGGCCTGCCCTACGACTCGGACGCAGGCCGGGCCGTGGCCGGAGCAATCATGGCCATCGAACACTGCGAAGCGTACGCCCGCAGCGCGGAGATCGCCGGCATCGACGCCATCGGCACGTTCGAAGGGTTCGATCGCAACCGCGAGCCGTTCATGGAGGTCATGCGCATGCACCGCGATGCGGTCGCGGATATCGACTCGTCATGCCCCATGTACCTGCTGAACGCAGCGCATGAGAGCGCCGAGCGCATGCTGCAGCTTGGTGAGCAGCACGGATACCGCAACGCTCAGGCCACGGTGCTCGCCCCGACTGGCACCATCGCGTTCATGATGGACTGCGATACCACGGGTATTGAGCCGGACATCGCACTTGTGAAGTACAAGCTGCTCGCCGGCAAGGGTGACGGCATGCTAAAGATCGTCAACCGGACCGTGCCGCTGGCGCTGCAGGAGCTCGGCTACGACCAGGAGGCCACCGACGCGATCATGGCCTTCGTCGAGGAGAACGACACCATCGAAGGCGCGCCAGGTCTCAAGGATGAGCACCTCTCCGTCTTTGACTGCGCCTTCAAGCCGTTCAAGGGTACGCGCTCCATTCATCACAGCGCACACCTCAAGATGATGGCGGCTTGCCAGCCGTTCATCTCCGGCGCCATCTCCAAGACGGTGAATATGCCGGAGGAGTCGACGGCCGAGGAGATTGCAGAGGCCTACTCCATGGGATGGAAGCTGGGCCTGAAGGCTGTGGCCATCTATCGCGAGAACTCCAAGCGCAGCCAGCCGCTTTCGACTTCAAAGGGCGGCAATACCAAGGGTGCCGCCGAGCCCTCCGGTGACGGTATGGCGACGGATGAGCCGCAGGTCATCGAGCGAATCGTGGAGCGCGTGATTCATACGGCAGAGCGCCGCCGTCTTCCCGATGAACGCCCGAGCATCACGCACAAGTTCTCGATAGCCGGTCACGAGGGCTACCTGCACATCGGCCAGTACCCGGACACCCGGATGCCCGGTGAGATCTTCATCACCATGGCCAAGCAGGGCTCGACCATCTCCGGTCTGATGGACGCGTTTGCCACGTCCATCTCCCTGGCGCTGCAATACGGTGTGCCGCTGGAGGATCTCTGCAACAAGTTCAGCCACATGCGCTTCGAGCCGAGCGGCTTTACGAACAACCGGCAGATCCCCATCGCCAAGTCCATCATGGACTACATCTTCCGCTATCTGGAGCTCAAGTTTCTGGGTCAGGAAGAGCAGAAGCCCGTAGCTGATCCGGTAGCCAGCCAGGTTCAGGCCGCCGGACCCGCCTCGGACATTGCGCAGGCCGACATGTTTGACGGCGCATCGGACAAGCCCCTGGTAGGCGCCACCGTCGAGGCCTTCCTCGGCGAACCCGAAACGGCGGCACAGCCTGCCCTGGCCGCTGTCTCTTCTTCGGGAGGCGGCTTCCAGAATCAGGAAGACGCTCCGCCCTGCTCCAATTGCGGTTCCATCACAGTTCGGGCTGGGTCCTGCTACTCGTGCCCGAACTGCGGCAACACGAGCGGCTGCGGATAA